A genomic window from Longimicrobiaceae bacterium includes:
- a CDS encoding SLATT domain-containing protein produces the protein MTGGDARFLEFYERYRRGAQCEWYRRRCASYERAHRQSVSLTALVLFLSSVASTLSAWKPDVAVGGGYALAWPVVATVLAAAGTALAAHRALYGFQQNAGIYRDAEHALAAASADSPDGCDGCADAPVRTPAEYVARVEQVFQREQGQWGQLVAQVRGASGGTREATPAPRPIPSASD, from the coding sequence GTGACGGGCGGCGACGCGCGGTTCCTGGAGTTCTACGAGCGCTACCGCCGCGGCGCGCAATGCGAGTGGTACAGGCGCCGCTGCGCTTCGTACGAGCGCGCGCACCGGCAGAGCGTGAGCCTCACCGCCCTGGTGCTCTTCCTGTCGTCCGTGGCTTCCACGCTGTCCGCGTGGAAGCCGGACGTCGCCGTCGGCGGCGGGTACGCGCTGGCGTGGCCGGTGGTCGCGACGGTGCTGGCGGCCGCGGGGACGGCGCTGGCGGCGCACCGCGCGCTGTACGGCTTCCAGCAGAACGCCGGCATCTACCGCGACGCGGAGCACGCGCTGGCGGCGGCATCGGCGGACTCGCCCGACGGCTGCGATGGCTGTGCGGACGCGCCGGTGCGCACCCCGGCGGAGTACGTGGCGCGCGTGGAGCAGGTCTTCCAGCGCGAGCAGGGCCAGTGGGGCCAGCTCGTCGCCCAGGTCCGCGGCGCATCGGGCGGAACGCGCGAGGCGACGCCTGCCCCCCGTCCCATCCCGTCCGCGAGCGACTGA
- a CDS encoding DUF4231 domain-containing protein translates to MPIDRPHFAATPAVTLSLAPEAERDGPAGLVRPLPRVPRRPKRRRIALFEHLPRLRWRDAEGEEGTDPVLGDRFPAAMEAEHAADLAVLRTHLMPHFVDEDREALRAQNDFRLDQLVLIAGGVAATGLGALSGVAHGTGWKVLAAAWTAFLAAWASRSRDLSGHERWRSCRLRAELLRSEYFLFLARARPYDDDACRVRNLKRRVGEIRSGGAA, encoded by the coding sequence ATGCCGATCGACCGACCGCATTTCGCCGCCACGCCGGCCGTCACCCTTTCCCTCGCGCCGGAGGCGGAGCGGGATGGGCCGGCGGGCCTCGTCCGTCCGCTCCCCCGCGTTCCCCGGCGGCCGAAGCGGCGGCGCATCGCGCTGTTCGAGCACCTTCCGCGGCTGCGGTGGCGCGATGCGGAGGGGGAGGAAGGGACCGATCCCGTGCTGGGCGACCGCTTTCCGGCGGCGATGGAGGCGGAGCACGCGGCGGACCTGGCGGTGCTGCGCACGCACCTGATGCCGCACTTCGTGGACGAGGACCGCGAGGCGCTGCGGGCGCAGAACGACTTCCGGCTGGACCAGCTGGTGCTGATCGCCGGCGGGGTGGCGGCCACGGGGCTGGGCGCGCTGTCCGGCGTGGCGCACGGCACGGGGTGGAAGGTGCTGGCGGCGGCGTGGACGGCTTTCCTGGCGGCGTGGGCCTCGCGCTCGCGCGACCTGAGCGGGCACGAGCGCTGGCGCAGCTGCCGCCTGCGCGCGGAGCTGCTGCGCAGCGAATACTTCCTCTTCCTCGCCCGCGCCCGGCCGTACGACGACGACGCCTGCCGCGTCCGCAACCTGAAACGGCGCGTGGGCGAGATCCGCAGCGGAGGCGCGGCGTGA